Proteins encoded together in one Marinithermus hydrothermalis DSM 14884 window:
- a CDS encoding GTP-binding protein: MSTINFAAREINFKIVYYGPGLSGKTTNLKYVYEKVPQERKGEMVSLATEDERTLFFDFLPVDLGEVKGFKTRFHLYTVPGQVFYNASRKLILRGVDGIVFVADSAPNRLRANAESMRNLRENLSEYGLTLDDVPMVLQINKRDLPDALPVDMIRAVIDPEGRYEVFEAVATEGKGVFEPLKAVSRLVLARLAAQT; encoded by the coding sequence ATGAGCACGATTAACTTTGCCGCGCGAGAGATCAACTTCAAGATCGTCTACTACGGGCCTGGGCTTTCCGGGAAGACGACGAACCTCAAGTACGTCTACGAGAAGGTGCCCCAGGAGCGCAAGGGGGAGATGGTTTCGCTCGCGACGGAGGACGAGCGCACCCTGTTCTTTGATTTTCTCCCGGTGGACCTGGGGGAGGTGAAGGGGTTCAAGACCCGCTTTCACCTCTACACCGTGCCGGGGCAGGTGTTCTACAACGCCTCGCGCAAGCTGATCCTGCGGGGCGTGGACGGGATCGTGTTCGTGGCGGACTCCGCTCCGAACCGGCTTCGGGCGAACGCCGAGTCCATGCGGAACCTCCGGGAGAACCTGAGCGAGTACGGCCTGACCCTTGACGACGTGCCCATGGTGTTGCAGATCAACAAGCGCGACCTTCCGGACGCGCTGCCCGTGGACATGATCCGCGCGGTGATCGATCCGGAGGGCAGGTACGAGGTCTTCGAAGCCGTCGCCACCGAGGGCAAGGGCGTGTTCGAACCCCTCAAAGCGGTTAGCCGCCTGGTCTTGGCTCGACTCGCGGCGCAGACGTAA
- a CDS encoding Fur family transcriptional regulator: protein MGRDTLQRRAIRNAFLKANRPLSPQEVLESARAEAPRLGIATVYRTIKHLREEGWLTVVELPGESPRYEIAGKHHHHHFHCRTCGRVYELEGCPVNMHKLAPSGFRPEGHELVLYGVCAECDR, encoded by the coding sequence ATGGGACGCGATACCCTACAGCGCCGCGCGATCCGGAACGCCTTCCTGAAAGCCAACCGTCCCCTCAGCCCGCAAGAGGTTCTGGAGTCCGCCCGCGCCGAAGCCCCCAGGCTCGGGATCGCGACCGTGTACCGCACGATCAAGCACCTGCGCGAGGAAGGATGGCTCACCGTCGTGGAACTCCCCGGGGAGTCCCCGCGGTACGAGATCGCGGGGAAGCACCACCACCACCACTTTCACTGCCGCACCTGCGGACGCGTGTACGAGCTCGAGGGCTGCCCCGTAAACATGCACAAGCTCGCCCCCTCCGGGTTCCGCCCCGAAGGGCACGAGCTGGTGCTGTACGGGGTGTGCGCGGAGTGCGACCGCTAG
- a CDS encoding MiaB/RimO family radical SAM methylthiotransferase yields the protein MRVAVRTLGCKVNQVESDALVGMLKALEPVVVEPEEGADLFVINTCAVTTTAEATARKEIRRARRANPEAFIVVTGCYAELEGEALKDLGADVVVPNARKAELPKVILEHFGLPADPVTTPPHEFWGAGERGLLNDRVRAFLKVQDGCNAGCAYCIIPRLRGRERHRAHTDALAEAEALLRTGVQEIVLTGVRLGSYAGHPRGLAGLVEDLVALGAKVRLSSIEPEDTDTALLEVIARHAPQVRPHLHLSLQTGNDRLLKLMGRRYDKAYYRDLVRRAYDLIPGFALTTDVIAGLPTETEAEHQETLAFLEELQPVRVHAFTYTPRPKTRAARLPQVPVEVRKRRTRELIALAHELAAARIRPKLGTRVEVLVERIRGDEALGHTPDYYEVVARGRGEARPGDTVWMRVDGIREYTLLGYVEGVKEAGRTVALPVV from the coding sequence ATGAGAGTCGCCGTCCGCACCCTAGGGTGCAAGGTCAACCAGGTCGAGTCCGACGCGCTCGTCGGCATGCTGAAAGCGCTCGAGCCGGTGGTGGTGGAGCCCGAGGAGGGCGCGGACCTCTTCGTGATCAACACCTGCGCGGTGACCACCACCGCCGAGGCCACCGCGCGTAAGGAGATTCGCCGTGCGCGGCGCGCGAACCCCGAGGCGTTCATCGTCGTGACCGGGTGCTACGCCGAGCTCGAGGGCGAGGCCCTAAAAGACCTTGGGGCGGACGTGGTCGTGCCGAACGCCCGCAAGGCCGAGCTGCCCAAGGTGATCCTGGAGCACTTCGGGCTGCCCGCGGACCCGGTCACGACCCCCCCGCACGAGTTCTGGGGGGCGGGGGAGCGCGGGCTCCTCAACGACCGGGTGCGGGCCTTTTTGAAGGTGCAGGACGGCTGCAACGCGGGGTGCGCGTACTGCATCATCCCCCGCCTAAGGGGCCGCGAACGGCACCGCGCGCACACGGACGCGCTCGCCGAGGCCGAGGCCCTGCTGCGAACGGGGGTGCAGGAGATCGTGCTGACGGGAGTGCGGCTCGGCTCGTACGCCGGGCACCCCCGCGGGCTGGCGGGGTTGGTGGAGGACCTCGTGGCTTTGGGGGCCAAGGTGCGCCTGAGCTCGATCGAGCCGGAGGACACCGACACCGCCCTCCTCGAGGTGATCGCCCGGCACGCCCCCCAGGTCCGGCCGCACCTGCACCTCTCGCTCCAGACCGGGAACGACCGGCTCTTGAAGCTGATGGGGCGGCGCTACGACAAGGCCTACTACCGGGACCTGGTGCGGCGCGCCTACGACCTCATCCCAGGCTTTGCCCTGACCACCGACGTGATCGCCGGGCTGCCCACCGAGACCGAGGCGGAGCACCAGGAGACGCTGGCTTTCCTCGAGGAACTCCAGCCGGTCCGGGTGCACGCCTTCACCTACACGCCGCGTCCCAAGACGCGTGCGGCGCGGCTGCCGCAGGTGCCCGTTGAGGTGCGCAAGCGCCGCACGCGGGAGCTCATCGCCCTGGCGCACGAGCTCGCCGCGGCGCGCATCCGGCCCAAGCTGGGCACGCGGGTTGAGGTGCTCGTCGAACGCATCCGGGGGGACGAGGCGTTGGGCCACACCCCGGACTATTACGAGGTCGTCGCGCGCGGGCGGGGAGAGGCGCGCCCCGGGGACACGGTCTGGATGCGGGTGGACGGCATCCGGGAGTACACCCTCCTCGGGTACGTCGAAGGCGTGAAGGAAGCCGGCCGCACGGTGGCGTTGCCGGTCGTGTAG
- the carA gene encoding glutamine-hydrolyzing carbamoyl-phosphate synthase small subunit → MKERAILVLEDGTAYRGYAFGHRGKMVGEVVFNTSMTGYQEILTDPSYHGQIVVMTYPHIGNYGVNVYDMESNRPWVRGFVAREFSARASNHRAQQTLEEFMQFYGVVGLEGIDTRALVRKIREGGVIKGVIAHASLYGDPRYRFTEEDIQALAAEARAWTDIDGRDMTPEVTTPLPYAYPTLRSGKRIVVMDFGIKHTIVEQLAELGFEVIVVPGKTPPAQIMALEPHGLFVSNGPGDPSMPTYAHETLWKLMGLLPTFGICMGHQLLALAAGGRTFKMKFGHRGANHPVKNLLTGKIEITSQNHGYAVDPDSLKDFKPTHVNLNDGTLEGMTHVRYPVFSVQYHPEASPGPHDSRYLFHRFLEEVEAFHGATGVPVGKQRTDAFGV, encoded by the coding sequence ATGAAGGAACGCGCGATTCTCGTCCTGGAAGACGGCACGGCGTACCGCGGGTACGCCTTTGGTCACCGGGGGAAGATGGTCGGCGAGGTGGTCTTCAACACCTCGATGACCGGGTACCAGGAGATCCTGACCGACCCCAGCTACCACGGGCAGATCGTGGTCATGACCTACCCGCACATCGGAAACTACGGGGTGAACGTCTACGACATGGAGTCCAACCGCCCCTGGGTGCGGGGGTTCGTGGCCCGCGAGTTCAGCGCCCGCGCCTCCAACCACCGCGCCCAGCAGACCCTCGAGGAGTTCATGCAGTTTTACGGGGTGGTGGGCCTCGAGGGCATCGACACCCGGGCCTTGGTGCGGAAGATCCGCGAGGGCGGGGTGATCAAAGGCGTGATCGCGCACGCCTCCCTCTACGGCGACCCGCGCTACCGCTTCACCGAAGAGGATATTCAGGCCCTCGCGGCCGAGGCCCGGGCCTGGACGGACATCGACGGGCGCGACATGACCCCCGAGGTCACCACGCCCCTGCCGTACGCCTACCCCACGCTGCGCAGCGGCAAGCGGATCGTGGTGATGGACTTCGGGATCAAGCACACCATCGTCGAGCAGCTCGCCGAGCTGGGGTTCGAGGTGATCGTGGTGCCGGGCAAGACGCCCCCCGCGCAGATCATGGCCCTCGAGCCGCACGGGTTGTTCGTCTCGAACGGGCCGGGCGACCCCTCGATGCCCACCTACGCGCACGAGACCCTGTGGAAGTTGATGGGGTTGCTGCCCACCTTCGGGATCTGCATGGGGCACCAACTCCTCGCGCTGGCCGCGGGGGGGCGGACCTTCAAGATGAAGTTCGGGCACCGCGGGGCGAACCATCCCGTCAAGAACCTTCTCACCGGGAAGATCGAGATCACCAGCCAGAACCACGGGTACGCGGTGGACCCGGACTCCCTGAAGGACTTCAAGCCCACGCACGTGAACCTCAATGACGGGACCCTGGAGGGCATGACCCACGTGCGCTACCCGGTCTTCAGCGTGCAGTACCACCCGGAGGCCAGCCCGGGCCCGCACGATTCGCGCTACTTGTTCCACCGATTCCTGGAGGAGGTGGAGGCCTTCCACGGCGCGACGGGCGTGCCCGTGGGTAAGCAGCGCACCGACGCCTTTGGGGTCTAG
- the gcvH gene encoding glycine cleavage system protein GcvH produces MQIPEELKYTKSHEWARLEEDLVVVGITDFAQDALGDVVYVELPEVGRQVAAGEAVAVVESVKTASDIYAPVAGEIVAVNEALVDAPERVNEDPYGEGWMFKIKPADPAAFEALLDARGYQEVIESEA; encoded by the coding sequence ATGCAGATTCCGGAGGAGTTGAAGTACACGAAGAGTCACGAGTGGGCGCGGCTCGAGGAGGACCTCGTCGTTGTGGGGATCACCGACTTCGCGCAGGACGCTCTGGGGGATGTGGTGTACGTGGAACTCCCGGAGGTCGGGCGCCAGGTAGCGGCTGGAGAGGCCGTGGCGGTGGTGGAGTCGGTGAAGACCGCCTCGGACATCTACGCGCCGGTTGCAGGGGAGATCGTGGCGGTGAACGAGGCGCTGGTGGACGCCCCGGAGCGGGTGAACGAGGACCCGTACGGCGAGGGGTGGATGTTCAAGATCAAGCCGGCCGACCCGGCGGCGTTCGAGGCGCTGCTGGACGCGCGCGGTTACCAGGAAGTGATTGAGTCGGAAGCTTAA
- a CDS encoding M20/M25/M40 family metallo-hydrolase gives MEPVPERILTYAKETLAQLVAIPSVSAEGRGLEAAAQLVAEQLEALGLEAALHPTPGAPVVYATRTVPGAPTILFYNHYDVQPADPLELWETDPFTLTERDGALYGRGAVDDKGELAARIAALVWLKERYGELPFGVKFVVEGEEEVGSPHLARYVEENQARLAADACLWEAGGVDAAGRPLAYTGLKGIVALELVVRTAKFDLHSSYGAVVENPIHRLSRALASLRDADGRVLIEGFYDEVRPLTPEEEAALERIPDESPALAELFGVPAFLGGVSGTAFYRKLLAEPCVNINGFTSGYAGPGSKTVLPAEARAKLDFRLVPDQDPKRVVTLLKRHFERHGFTDVEVRVLEVGEKPARSDLTHPWVQATRAALAEVYGTEPVLYPNMPGSGPMHPFAHGLGVPVVGIGCGYPGSRVHSPNEHLRLADLERGIQAIARALERFALE, from the coding sequence ATGGAGCCCGTTCCGGAGAGAATCCTTACCTACGCGAAGGAGACACTTGCCCAACTCGTCGCCATCCCTTCGGTCTCCGCTGAAGGGCGCGGCCTCGAGGCAGCCGCCCAGCTCGTGGCTGAGCAACTTGAAGCGCTCGGCCTCGAGGCCGCGCTACACCCCACGCCGGGCGCCCCCGTGGTCTACGCGACGCGGACCGTGCCGGGCGCCCCCACGATCCTCTTCTACAACCACTACGACGTGCAGCCCGCGGATCCCCTCGAGCTGTGGGAGACGGACCCCTTCACCCTCACGGAACGCGACGGGGCCCTCTACGGGCGCGGCGCGGTGGACGACAAGGGTGAGCTTGCGGCCCGGATCGCCGCGCTCGTGTGGCTCAAGGAGCGGTACGGCGAGCTTCCGTTCGGCGTGAAGTTCGTCGTCGAGGGCGAGGAGGAGGTCGGAAGCCCTCACCTGGCCCGGTACGTGGAGGAAAACCAGGCGCGCCTCGCCGCGGACGCCTGCCTCTGGGAGGCCGGAGGGGTGGACGCCGCCGGCCGCCCCCTCGCTTACACCGGACTTAAAGGCATCGTCGCCCTCGAGCTCGTCGTGCGCACCGCAAAGTTCGACCTGCACTCGAGCTACGGCGCGGTGGTGGAGAACCCCATCCACCGCCTGAGCCGAGCCCTCGCCTCGCTGCGCGACGCGGACGGCCGGGTGTTGATCGAGGGGTTCTACGACGAGGTGCGCCCCCTCACCCCGGAGGAGGAGGCGGCCCTCGAGCGGATCCCCGACGAGTCCCCGGCGCTCGCCGAGCTTTTCGGTGTGCCGGCGTTTTTAGGCGGCGTTTCGGGGACGGCGTTCTACCGCAAGCTCCTCGCCGAGCCGTGCGTGAACATCAACGGCTTCACCTCCGGGTATGCCGGACCCGGTTCCAAGACCGTGCTGCCCGCCGAGGCGCGCGCCAAGCTGGATTTTCGGCTGGTGCCCGACCAGGACCCCAAGCGGGTGGTCACCCTCCTCAAACGCCACTTCGAGCGCCACGGCTTCACGGACGTGGAGGTGCGCGTCCTCGAGGTCGGGGAAAAACCCGCCCGGAGCGACCTCACGCACCCCTGGGTGCAGGCGACGCGCGCCGCGCTCGCCGAGGTGTACGGCACCGAGCCGGTCCTCTACCCCAACATGCCCGGTTCCGGCCCGATGCACCCCTTCGCGCACGGTCTGGGGGTGCCCGTCGTCGGGATCGGGTGCGGCTACCCGGGCAGCCGCGTGCACAGCCCGAACGAGCACCTGCGCCTCGCGGACCTAGAGCGCGGCATCCAGGCGATCGCGCGGGCCCTGGAGCGGTTCGCGCTCGAGTAG
- the queF gene encoding preQ(1) synthase translates to MDASLEHKLQEAAEHTRKALEYMARFGIKPEGKVRLFLPPETRQKTIDRIPFPYEERQVVVYETEPGEFSAVCPFSGLPDYGVVRIEYVPGSWILELKSLKYYLISWRDIGVYQEEATALIYRDLMQHLEDPEYLVVTTIYNVRGGIKTTCTIDSRAQG, encoded by the coding sequence ATGGACGCGAGCCTCGAGCACAAACTCCAGGAAGCCGCGGAACACACCCGCAAGGCCCTCGAGTACATGGCCCGGTTCGGCATCAAGCCCGAGGGGAAGGTGCGGCTCTTCCTCCCCCCGGAGACCCGCCAAAAAACGATCGACCGCATCCCCTTCCCCTACGAGGAGCGGCAGGTGGTGGTGTACGAAACGGAGCCCGGTGAGTTCAGCGCGGTCTGCCCCTTCTCGGGGTTGCCGGACTACGGCGTGGTGCGCATCGAGTACGTGCCGGGCAGCTGGATCCTCGAGCTGAAAAGCCTCAAGTACTACCTGATCTCCTGGCGGGACATCGGGGTTTACCAGGAGGAGGCCACCGCCCTCATCTACCGGGACCTGATGCAGCACCTCGAGGACCCCGAGTACCTGGTGGTGACCACGATCTACAACGTGCGCGGCGGAATCAAGACTACCTGCACCATCGATAGCCGCGCCCAAGGTTAG
- a CDS encoding roadblock/LC7 domain-containing protein: MIEPTVALYGASFQKAVRVLEDLLAQAGARYAMLVDRKGFVLAHKEALWAPRPPALDSIATLVASNAAATHALAELLGEARFNELVKQGENQGLYVEEVNEMALLVVIFDKSAPIGRVKLFGKKAAEALDKITREAVVAPKDLGIDQEFHQSADSLLDDLFGN; encoded by the coding sequence ATGATAGAGCCTACGGTTGCCTTGTATGGAGCGTCCTTCCAGAAGGCGGTGCGGGTTTTGGAGGACCTCCTGGCACAGGCGGGCGCGCGGTACGCGATGCTCGTGGACCGTAAGGGGTTCGTGCTCGCGCACAAGGAGGCGTTATGGGCTCCGCGCCCTCCGGCGCTGGATTCGATCGCGACCCTAGTGGCGAGCAACGCCGCGGCGACCCACGCGTTGGCCGAGCTATTGGGGGAGGCTCGGTTTAACGAGCTGGTTAAGCAAGGGGAGAACCAGGGCCTGTACGTGGAGGAGGTCAACGAGATGGCCCTGCTGGTCGTGATCTTCGATAAAAGCGCGCCGATCGGTCGGGTGAAGCTGTTTGGGAAGAAGGCCGCGGAGGCGCTGGACAAGATCACGCGGGAGGCTGTGGTGGCCCCTAAAGACCTCGGAATCGACCAGGAGTTCCACCAGTCGGCGGATTCGCTCCTCGACGATCTGTTCGGAAACTAA
- the gcvT gene encoding glycine cleavage system aminomethyltransferase GcvT yields the protein MKHTPLYENHQKLGARMVDFAGWAMPIQYTSINAEHLAVRQGVGVFDVSHMGEFWVRGPEALEFLQYVTLNDAARLKVGRAQYSMLPNANGGVVDDVYLYRTGEREYLMVVNAANIEKDFAHLAAIAPRYKVELEDASADWALLAVQGPQAEALLAGLVDVPLAEKRKNSVFEARLAGRPARLARTGYTGEDGFEVFVRPEDAPAVWEALLEAGAVPCGLGARDTLRLEAGFALYGHELTDETNPRCTPFAWVVKEHKEFLGKPALLAGDCRERLVGLVLERGVPRAGYTVLREGRPVGRVTSGTMSPVLRKGIALAYVEEAFAEEGTELLVEVRGKPYPARVVKPPFVPLGKK from the coding sequence ATGAAGCACACACCGCTTTACGAGAATCACCAGAAGCTCGGGGCCCGGATGGTGGACTTCGCGGGGTGGGCCATGCCCATCCAGTACACCTCGATCAACGCCGAGCACCTCGCGGTGCGCCAGGGGGTCGGGGTCTTCGACGTGAGCCACATGGGCGAGTTCTGGGTTCGGGGGCCCGAGGCGCTCGAGTTCCTACAGTACGTCACGCTGAACGACGCCGCCCGGTTGAAGGTAGGCCGGGCGCAGTACTCCATGCTCCCGAACGCGAACGGGGGCGTGGTGGATGACGTGTACCTCTACCGCACGGGCGAACGCGAGTACCTCATGGTCGTGAACGCCGCGAACATCGAGAAGGACTTCGCGCACCTCGCCGCCATCGCGCCCCGGTACAAGGTCGAGCTCGAGGACGCCTCGGCGGACTGGGCCCTTCTCGCCGTGCAGGGGCCCCAGGCCGAGGCGCTGCTCGCGGGGCTTGTGGACGTGCCCCTTGCGGAAAAGCGCAAGAATAGCGTCTTTGAGGCCCGGCTGGCGGGCCGGCCCGCCCGGCTCGCCCGCACCGGGTACACCGGCGAGGACGGGTTCGAGGTCTTCGTGCGTCCGGAGGACGCCCCAGCGGTCTGGGAGGCGCTGCTCGAGGCCGGGGCGGTACCGTGCGGCCTGGGGGCGCGCGACACGTTGCGCCTCGAGGCGGGGTTCGCGCTTTACGGTCACGAGCTTACGGACGAGACCAACCCCCGCTGCACGCCGTTCGCGTGGGTGGTGAAGGAGCACAAGGAATTCCTGGGCAAGCCGGCCCTGTTGGCCGGGGATTGCCGCGAGCGGCTGGTGGGGCTGGTCCTCGAGCGCGGTGTGCCGCGCGCAGGGTACACCGTGCTGCGGGAGGGGCGGCCGGTAGGGCGCGTGACCTCGGGCACGATGTCGCCGGTGTTGCGGAAGGGCATCGCCCTCGCCTACGTTGAGGAGGCCTTCGCGGAGGAAGGGACCGAGCTGCTGGTGGAGGTGCGGGGTAAGCCGTACCCGGCGCGGGTGGTGAAGCCGCCGTTCGTGCCGCTGGGTAAGAAGTAG
- the gcvPB gene encoding aminomethyl-transferring glycine dehydrogenase subunit GcvPB, with product MKAFPLIFERSKPGRRGVRPVRAPEVDLAALLGEENLRETPPRLPEVDELSLVRHYTGLSRRQIGVDTSFYPLGSCTMKYNPKVNEAAAALFSDLHPYQDPDSAQGALELMYELQRYLAEITGMDAVTLQPAAGAHGELTGILIIRAYHAARGEHDQRRVVLVPDSAHGSNPATASMAGYEVREIPSGPDGEVDLEALKRELGSHVAAIMLTNPNTLGLFERQILEIARAAHAAGALLYYDGANLNAIMGWARPGDMGFDVVHLNLHKTFSVPHGGGGPGSGPVGVKQHLEPFLPVPTVRKEGDRFVLDYDRPQSIGQVRSFYGNMGALVRAYTYIRLLGAEGLKRSAALAVLNANYLKERLKDEGYRIPYDRTCMHEFVAQPPEGLRTLDIAKALLDEGYHPPTVYFPLIVKEALMVEPTETESKETLEAYAEVLGRIARRGLEDPEWIQGAPYRTPVRRLDEVSANRKPKLRWEPVEEAVRSS from the coding sequence ATGAAAGCGTTCCCGTTGATCTTCGAGCGGTCCAAGCCCGGGCGCCGCGGGGTCCGACCGGTCCGGGCGCCGGAGGTGGACCTTGCAGCGTTGCTGGGGGAGGAGAACCTGCGCGAGACGCCGCCCCGGCTGCCGGAGGTGGATGAGCTGAGCCTGGTGCGGCATTACACGGGCCTTTCCCGCCGCCAGATCGGGGTGGACACGAGCTTTTACCCGCTGGGCTCGTGCACCATGAAGTACAACCCCAAGGTGAACGAGGCGGCGGCGGCACTGTTTAGCGACCTGCACCCCTATCAGGACCCGGACTCGGCCCAGGGCGCGCTCGAACTGATGTACGAGCTGCAGCGCTACCTGGCAGAGATCACCGGGATGGATGCGGTCACCCTCCAGCCCGCGGCGGGCGCGCACGGGGAGCTCACGGGCATCCTGATCATCCGCGCCTACCACGCCGCGCGCGGGGAGCACGATCAGCGGCGGGTGGTGCTGGTTCCGGACTCGGCGCACGGCTCGAACCCCGCGACCGCTTCGATGGCCGGGTACGAGGTGCGGGAGATCCCTTCCGGGCCGGACGGGGAGGTGGACCTCGAGGCCCTAAAGCGCGAGTTGGGGTCACACGTTGCGGCGATCATGCTCACGAACCCCAACACGCTGGGCCTGTTCGAGCGGCAGATCCTGGAGATCGCTCGGGCGGCGCACGCGGCGGGGGCTCTCTTGTACTACGACGGGGCGAACCTGAACGCGATCATGGGGTGGGCGCGCCCCGGCGACATGGGGTTCGACGTGGTGCACCTGAACCTGCACAAGACCTTCTCCGTGCCGCATGGGGGCGGCGGCCCCGGCAGTGGTCCCGTGGGGGTGAAGCAGCACCTCGAGCCGTTCTTGCCGGTGCCGACGGTGCGGAAGGAGGGAGACCGGTTCGTATTGGATTACGACCGGCCCCAGTCCATCGGGCAGGTGCGCAGCTTCTACGGGAACATGGGGGCGTTGGTGCGGGCGTACACCTACATCCGCCTCCTGGGAGCCGAGGGCTTGAAGAGGAGCGCGGCGCTTGCGGTGCTGAACGCGAACTATTTGAAGGAGCGCTTGAAGGACGAGGGATACCGGATCCCTTACGACCGCACCTGCATGCACGAGTTCGTGGCGCAGCCCCCGGAAGGGCTTCGGACCCTGGACATCGCGAAGGCCCTGCTGGATGAGGGGTACCACCCACCGACCGTGTACTTCCCCCTGATCGTGAAGGAAGCCCTGATGGTGGAGCCCACCGAGACCGAGAGCAAGGAGACCCTCGAGGCGTACGCCGAGGTGCTGGGTCGGATCGCGCGGCGGGGGTTGGAGGACCCCGAGTGGATCCAGGGCGCGCCGTACCGGACGCCGGTGCGGCGGCTGGACGAGGTGTCGGCGAACCGCAAACCCAAGCTGCGCTGGGAACCGGTGGAGGAGGCGGTGCGCTCCTCCTAG
- the gcvPA gene encoding aminomethyl-transferring glycine dehydrogenase subunit GcvPA translates to MEYTPHTEDEIRAMLERLGMRELRELFRDIPAELLEPELDLPEPMTEAEVLEHLRALAAKNRPATRAFLGGGVRAHHVPAVVPHLATRAEFVTAYTPYQPEASQGVLQAIFEYQTMIAELTGLEVSNASLYDGATALAEGVLLALRQTRRMRVALSQAVHPEYRRVLKTYLDAIGAEVYELPLEGSRTALAEIPAEVGAVVAQTPNFLGSIERLEPLAEAAHRAGALFVAVVDPISLAILKPPAAYGADIAVGEGQPLGNAMAFGGPHFGFIAVRKALVRQLPGRLVSETRDVDGQRGFVLALSAREQHIRRAKAKSNITTNSQLTALMGAVYLAALGPQGLREVAVRAVANAHTLAERLETIPGVERVTEPPFFNEFVLRLPVEARRVRARLAERGIHAAVPVPEEYGENLALFAATEVHDAADLEQLEAALREVLA, encoded by the coding sequence ATGGAGTACACGCCGCACACCGAGGACGAGATCCGGGCCATGCTGGAGCGGCTTGGGATGCGGGAGCTAAGGGAGTTGTTCCGGGACATCCCGGCAGAGCTGTTGGAGCCCGAGCTGGACCTTCCAGAGCCCATGACCGAGGCCGAGGTGCTGGAGCACTTACGCGCCCTCGCAGCCAAGAACCGCCCCGCGACGCGTGCGTTTTTGGGGGGAGGCGTGCGCGCGCACCACGTGCCCGCCGTGGTGCCCCACCTGGCGACCCGCGCGGAGTTCGTGACCGCGTACACGCCCTACCAGCCTGAGGCGAGCCAGGGCGTGCTGCAGGCGATCTTCGAGTACCAGACGATGATCGCCGAGCTGACGGGCCTCGAGGTCTCGAACGCCTCCCTCTATGACGGGGCCACGGCGCTCGCGGAGGGGGTGCTGCTCGCGTTGCGGCAGACCCGCCGCATGCGGGTCGCCCTCTCGCAGGCGGTGCACCCCGAGTACCGCCGGGTCCTGAAGACCTACCTGGACGCGATCGGGGCGGAGGTGTACGAACTGCCCCTCGAGGGGAGTCGCACCGCCCTCGCCGAGATCCCGGCGGAGGTGGGGGCGGTGGTGGCGCAGACCCCGAACTTCCTTGGTTCGATCGAGCGCCTCGAGCCGCTCGCGGAGGCCGCGCACCGGGCCGGGGCGCTGTTCGTGGCGGTGGTGGACCCCATCTCCCTCGCCATCCTGAAGCCGCCGGCCGCTTACGGGGCGGATATCGCGGTGGGGGAGGGGCAGCCCTTGGGGAACGCCATGGCTTTTGGGGGGCCGCATTTCGGCTTTATCGCGGTGCGGAAGGCGCTCGTACGGCAGCTGCCCGGCCGCTTGGTGAGCGAGACGCGGGACGTGGACGGGCAGCGGGGGTTCGTGCTTGCCCTCTCGGCGCGTGAACAGCACATCCGCCGCGCAAAGGCCAAGTCGAACATCACCACGAACAGCCAGCTCACTGCCCTCATGGGGGCGGTGTACCTCGCGGCGCTGGGGCCCCAGGGGCTGCGGGAGGTCGCGGTGCGCGCGGTGGCGAACGCCCACACCCTGGCTGAGCGGCTCGAGACGATCCCGGGCGTGGAGCGCGTGACCGAGCCGCCGTTCTTTAACGAGTTCGTGCTGCGCCTGCCGGTGGAGGCCCGGCGGGTGCGTGCGCGGCTGGCCGAGCGGGGGATTCACGCGGCCGTGCCGGTACCGGAGGAGTACGGGGAGAACCTGGCCCTCTTCGCGGCGACTGAGGTGCACGACGCGGCCGACCTCGAGCAGCTCGAGGCGGCGCTTAGGGAGGTGCTCGCATGA